The region ATCACATCGCCGTCGGCGCCGAAACCATCGCACTGCGCCAGGACCGCGAATGCGCCAATGCGCTCGCCGTGGCGCAGATGCTCGACGCCGATCCACGCGTGGCGGCGGTGTACTACCCGGGCCTGCCGTCGCATCCGCAACACGCACTGGCGACGGAGCTGTTCCGTTCTTACGGCAGCTTGCTGAGTTTCGAGCTGAAAGACGGCATCGACTGCTTCGACTACCTGAACCGCCTGCAATTGGCGGTGGCGTCGAGCAACCTGGGAGACACGCGCACGCTGGTGATTCCGGTGGCGCACACGATCTTCTTTGAAATGGGGCAGGAGCGCCGCGCAGCGATGGGCATCGCCGAATCGCTGATCCGGGTTTCCATCGGTCTGGAGGACACGGACGATCTGGTCGAGGATTTCAGGCAGGCGCTGGATTCGTAGTATGAGGAAGCCATGCCGGTTATGGCCGGCATGGCGTGATGCTCCTCAAGGAAGCAGCTTGTCTGCAGCCTTGTGATCGGCCCACTTGTTGGTGTAGCTGGGTTTGTAGGTCTTGAAGCGCTGGACCAGGCTGGCCGGGTCGGCGTCATGCATCATCAGCAAAGACTGCTCGGCTGTCAGGAAACGCTGCGACACCAGATGCTCGATGAAGGCGATCAGGTTGTCGTAAAATCCGTCGACATTGAGCAGGCCGATCGGCTTGTAGTGGAAACCGAGCTGCGCCCAGGTCAGCACTTCGAACAATTCTTCCAAGGTTCCCATGCCGCCCGGCATGGCGACGAAACCATCCGACAATTCCGCCATCATGGCCTTGCGTTCGTGCATGTCCTTGACGATGTGCAGGCGGGTCAGGCCGTTGTGGCCCAGTTCCTTGTCCAGCAGCGCCTTGGGAATGACGCCGGTGGCTTCGCCGCCGAGCCGCATCACTTCCGTGGCGATCACGCCCATCAGGCCGACGTTGCCGCCGCCATACACCAGGGCGATATTGTCCTTGACCATTTGCTGCGCCAGGGCGCGCGCGCCTTGTGCGTAGACTTCGGAAGCGCCCACGGAGGAACCGCAATATACACAGATGGATTTCATTTTTCTTTCGCTCGGAGTAATCAACACCGCCATGTTATAACATGAGGACAAGACCTGATCGTGACAGGCGGCATGAAGGTTTATCAAGGAACAGCATGCAGAACAAGATTGTGACACTGGCATTGCAAGGAGGCGGTTCGCACGGTGCATTCACCTGGGGCGTGCTGGATCGCTTGCTGGAAGACCGGCGCATCGACTTCGAGGGCATCAGCGGCGCCAGCGCCGGCGCCATGAACGCCACGGTGCTGGCGCACGGCTACAATCTCGGCGGACGCGAAGGCGCGCGTGAGGCGCTCGCGGCGTTCTGGGGGCGTATCGCGGTCAAGGAACCGTTCAGTTTCCTGCCGCCCGAAATGCTGCCGGGCGGCTCCAGCCTGCTGAACCAGAGCACGCCGGCGGCGATGCATGCCCTGCTGGCGATGACGCGGTTCTTTTCACCGACTCAGCTCAATCCTCTCGACATCAATCCGCTGCGCGACATCCTCGAAGAGCAGATCGATTTCGAACGCCTGCGCCGCAGCGGCGACATCAAGCTGTTCATCGCGGCCACCCGCGTCAGCACCGGCACGCTGAAAATCTTCCGTAATCGCGAACTGACCGTGGACAGCTTGCTGGCTTCGGCCTGTCTGCCCTCGATGCACCGGCCGGTGGAAATCGACGGCGAAGCCTATTGGGACGGCGGTCTGACCGCCAATCCCCCGATCTTTCCCTTGCTGCACCTGTGTTCGGCGCGGGACTTGCTGGTGGTGTTGCTGCATCCGTGCAGCCGGCCCGGCACGCCCACTTCAACACAGGAGATCGGCCAGCGGCTCAGCGAAATCAGTTTCAGTTCGGCTTTCTTCACCGAGCTCGGCGGCCTGGCGCTGGCCAAGCGCGAGGCCGAAAACGCCATGTTCGCCTTCGGTACGCTGGAGCGCCGGCTCAGGAAACTCAACATGCATCTGGTGGAGGCCAACGACCTCATGAGCCAGCTTGACGTCATGAGCAAGCTCAACACCAAGACCTCCTTCATCCACGGTTTGCACGACGAAGGACGGCAGGCGGCGGAGCGCTGGCTGGAAAAGAATTTCCACATGCTCGGCCTGAAATCCTCGTTCGATCTCGGACGCTACCTGCAATAGGCAGCAAGCGGGACGCAACAGGCAGGTGAGGCAGGAGAGGGCGGAGAAGCTTATACTGTCAGGTTTTCCGATCGTCTCTCCCTCCACGCCATGAAGCCATCCCGTTCCGAATACCTCAACATCCGCGGCCTGCAGTACCACGTGCGCCACTGGGGCGACCCGCACGCGCCCAAGCTGTTCATGGTGCACGGCTGGATGGATATTTCAGCGTCGTTCCAGTTCATGGTCGATTGCCTGCAAAAGGAATGGCATGTGATCGCTCCGGACTGGCGCGGATTCGGCCTGACCGAGCGGCCGCAGGCCGACACCTACTGGTACCCCGACTACCTCGCCGACCTCGACGCGCTGCTGCTGCATTACTCGCCCGATGAAGCGGTCAACCTGCTCGGCCACAGTCTGGGAGGCAATGTCGTCGGCCTGTATGCCGGCGTGCGCCCGCAGCGCATCGCCAAACTGGTCAACCTGGAAGGCTTCGGCCTGCCCGGCACCAAGCCTGAGGACGCGCCCGGACGTTTCGCCAAGTGGCTCGACGAACTGCTGGAAAAACCGGAGATGCGCTCCTATCCTTCGCTCGACGGCGTCATCGCCCGCCTGCAAAAAACCAATCCGCGGCTGAGCCGCGAGCGCGCGGGATTCCTGGCGGCGCATTGGGCCGGACAGAACGATGAAGGCAACTGGGAAATCCTCGGCGATCCGGCGCACAAGAACACCAACCCGCTGCTGTATCGCATCGACGAAGTGACCGCCTGCTGGGCCCGGATCAGCGCGCCGGTGCTGTGGGTGGAAGCGGCGGAAACCGATATCTGGCGCTGGTTCGGCGACAACGCGCTGATGCGCGCCGAGATCGATCGCCGCATCGCTTTCATCCCCGACGTACGCACGGAAATCATCCCCGATGCCGGCCATATGCTGCACCACGACCAGCCCGAATTGCTGGCCGCAGCGATCGAGCGTTTCCTCGCGGAATAAGTCCTGGCGCGCCACGTTCCGCCGGTTGTGCACGTGCAGCAGAGACAACGCAGGCGGCGTACAATGAAGTTATCTTTTTCCCCATTTCCAAGGTTTTGCGCGCAATGCTCAACGTCGATATGCACTGCCATTCCAACTTCTCCGACGGTTTGCTGCCGCCGGAAGAGGTGGCTGCGCGCGCCAAGGCCAACGGCGTCGATGTCTGGGCGCTGACCGACCACGACGAAGTCGGCGGCATCGCCATCGCCCGCAAGGCGGCACAAGACCTGGGCCTGCGCTATATCCCGGGCGTCGAGATTTCAGTGACTTGGGCCGGCCAGACCGTGCATATCGTCGGTCTGCGCATCGACGAGACCAATGCTGCGCTGGTACAGGGACTCGCTGCCACGCGCAACGGCCGCGAGCGGCGCGCACGCGAGATCGCCGCCCAACTTGCCGTCGCCGGTATTCCCGACGCTTTCGACGGCGCCCTGAAACACGTCGGCAACCCCGACCTGATATCCCGTACGCATTTTGCCCGCTACATCGTCGAAACCGGCCGCTGCGCCGACACCAAGGAAGTGTTCCGCAACTACCTGTGCGAAGGCAAGCCTGGCTACGTACCGCATCGCTGGGCCACGCTCAGAGAATCGGTCGAATGGATCTGCGGCGCCGGCGGCGTGGCCGTGATTGCGCATCCGGGCCGCTATTCGTACAGCGAGCTCGAATTCGGCGCCTTGTTCGACGAGTTCAAGCAATACGGCGGCACCGGCATCGAAGTCATCACCGGCAGCCATACGCCCGACCAGTACGAGGAATATGCGCGCGTGGCCAGGCGTTTCGGTTTTCTTGCGTCCATCGGCTCGGATTTCCACGGTCCGGGAGAGTCGCACGTCGATCTGGGCGCCTTGCCGCCGCTGCCTTCCGGGTTGACGCCGGTGTGGCACGACTGGGGCTTGTAGGCCCCGGCCCGTGCAATACCCCGGTCGTGCACGGGTCTCTTGATTTATCCCCACTTGTTCCTATCTAATAACCACTTTCCTGATAGGAGTTTTCCGGATGAAACGCATATTCCTCTTCCTCGCGACCAATATCGCCGTGCTGGTGGTGATGAGCGTGATCTTGTCTCTGCTCGGCGTGGACAAATTCCTGACCCGTTCAGGCCTGAACTTGCCGATGCTGCTGGTGTTCTCGATCGTGGTCGGTTTTACCGGTTCGATCATTTCGCTGCTGATGAGCAAGTCCATGGCGAAATGGAGCACCGGCGCGCGCGTGATTGACACGCCGGTCAATTCGACGGAGGTCTGGCTGGTCAATACCGTGAGCAAGCTGGCTCAGCGCGCCGGCATCGGCATGCCAGAAGTGGCTGTCTACGAAGGCGAACCGAACGCCTTCGCCACCGGCGCTTTCAGGGATTCCGCCTTGGTGGCGGTGTCGACGGGTTTGCTGCAAGGCATGACGAAAGAAGAAGTCGAAGCCGTGCTCGGCCACGAAGTTGCCCACATCGCCAACGGCGACATGGTGACGATGACGCTGATCCAGGGCGTGGTGAATACGTTCGTGGTGTTCCTGTCGCGGGTGGTGGGCTACTTCGTCGACTCGGCGCTGCGCCGTAACAATGACGATTCCGGTCCTGGCATCGGTTACATGGTGACCGTCATGGTGTGCCAGATCGTGTTCGGCATCGGCGCCTCGATGATCGTGGCTTGGTTCTCGCGCCATCGTGAATTCCGCGCCGACGCCGGTTCCGCCAGGTTGCTCGGCGGTCCGCAACCGATGATCAATGCGCTGGCGAGATTGGGCGGCATTTCCTCCAGCGGTTTGCCGCAGTCGATGGCGGCCATGGGTATCAGCGACAAACCGGGATTCATGGAATTGTTTTCCACGCATCCACCGATGGAGCAGCGCATTGCCGCGCTGCGCGGCCAGCGCTAAGCAGGTGAGAACAGAAAACGGCGGCGTACAACCGCCGTTTTTCCTTTTTTGAAGTACATTTGATTTGATTTAATTCGAAGAACCCATGAGTCAGTTTTTCCAGATCCATCCCGAAAACCCGCAACTGCGCCTGATCAAGCAGGCCGCGCAAATTGTCCAGAGCGGAGGCATCGTGGCCTTGCCCACCGATTCCTGTTACGCGCTGGTCTGCCAGCTTGACAACAAGGACGCAGTGGAGCGCCTGCGCCGCATCCGCGGCGTCGACGAGAAGCACCACCTGACCCTCCTGTGCCGCGACCTCAGCGAGATCGCGCAATACGCCAAGGTCGACAATCGCCAGTACCGTCTGCTGAAGGCCGCTACGCCGGGCCCCTACACCTTTATCCTGGAAGCGACCAAGGAAGTGCCGCGCCGGTTGAGCCATCCGTCGCGCAAAACCATCGGCCTGCGTGTGCCGGAAAACCAGATCGCCCACGCCTTGCTGGCCGAGCTGGGCGAGCCGCTGATCGGCACCACGCTGATTCTGCCGGAGCAGGACGACGCGCTGACCGACGCCGAGGAAATCCGCGACCGCCTCGAAAAGCAGATAGAACTGGTCATCGACAGCGGCGCCTGCAGCTTGGAACCGACCACCGTTATTGATCTCACCGACGACAACGAACCGGTGCTGGTCAGGCAGGGGCGGGGCGACGCAGCGCCGTTCGGTTTGTAGGTTGCCCTGGGGAAATCAATTCCTGATTGCGGGCCGCCATGTGCGGTCCGTTTTTGTTTCATGGCTTGTCTTGCGCACAATAAAATTGTCTTTTTGATAATTTTGTCTTCCGTTCGGCGCGCTTTCAAGCGAGCGACGGCCGATATTCCCGCGGCCGGTCCTTTTCCCTCTGCTACCTCTGCTAAAATTCGCACCCATGAATGATCTTATCCAGACTGTCGCAGTGTATGCGCTCCCGGTATTGTTCGCGATTACACTGCACGAGGCAGCGCATGCCTTCGCAGCCAAGTACTTCGGCGACAACACCGCCTACATGATGGGGCGCATGAGCCTCAATCCCCTCAAGCACATCGATCCCTTCGGCACCATCGTCATCCCGGTGCTGCTGTATTTCGCCACCAGCGGTGCGTTCCTGTTCGGTTACGCCAAAC is a window of Herbaspirillum hiltneri N3 DNA encoding:
- a CDS encoding LOG family protein — its product is MKSICVYCGSSVGASEVYAQGARALAQQMVKDNIALVYGGGNVGLMGVIATEVMRLGGEATGVIPKALLDKELGHNGLTRLHIVKDMHERKAMMAELSDGFVAMPGGMGTLEELFEVLTWAQLGFHYKPIGLLNVDGFYDNLIAFIEHLVSQRFLTAEQSLLMMHDADPASLVQRFKTYKPSYTNKWADHKAADKLLP
- a CDS encoding patatin-like phospholipase family protein gives rise to the protein MQNKIVTLALQGGGSHGAFTWGVLDRLLEDRRIDFEGISGASAGAMNATVLAHGYNLGGREGAREALAAFWGRIAVKEPFSFLPPEMLPGGSSLLNQSTPAAMHALLAMTRFFSPTQLNPLDINPLRDILEEQIDFERLRRSGDIKLFIAATRVSTGTLKIFRNRELTVDSLLASACLPSMHRPVEIDGEAYWDGGLTANPPIFPLLHLCSARDLLVVLLHPCSRPGTPTSTQEIGQRLSEISFSSAFFTELGGLALAKREAENAMFAFGTLERRLRKLNMHLVEANDLMSQLDVMSKLNTKTSFIHGLHDEGRQAAERWLEKNFHMLGLKSSFDLGRYLQ
- a CDS encoding alpha/beta fold hydrolase yields the protein MKPSRSEYLNIRGLQYHVRHWGDPHAPKLFMVHGWMDISASFQFMVDCLQKEWHVIAPDWRGFGLTERPQADTYWYPDYLADLDALLLHYSPDEAVNLLGHSLGGNVVGLYAGVRPQRIAKLVNLEGFGLPGTKPEDAPGRFAKWLDELLEKPEMRSYPSLDGVIARLQKTNPRLSRERAGFLAAHWAGQNDEGNWEILGDPAHKNTNPLLYRIDEVTACWARISAPVLWVEAAETDIWRWFGDNALMRAEIDRRIAFIPDVRTEIIPDAGHMLHHDQPELLAAAIERFLAE
- a CDS encoding 3',5'-nucleoside bisphosphate phosphatase; its protein translation is MLNVDMHCHSNFSDGLLPPEEVAARAKANGVDVWALTDHDEVGGIAIARKAAQDLGLRYIPGVEISVTWAGQTVHIVGLRIDETNAALVQGLAATRNGRERRAREIAAQLAVAGIPDAFDGALKHVGNPDLISRTHFARYIVETGRCADTKEVFRNYLCEGKPGYVPHRWATLRESVEWICGAGGVAVIAHPGRYSYSELEFGALFDEFKQYGGTGIEVITGSHTPDQYEEYARVARRFGFLASIGSDFHGPGESHVDLGALPPLPSGLTPVWHDWGL
- the htpX gene encoding protease HtpX — encoded protein: MKRIFLFLATNIAVLVVMSVILSLLGVDKFLTRSGLNLPMLLVFSIVVGFTGSIISLLMSKSMAKWSTGARVIDTPVNSTEVWLVNTVSKLAQRAGIGMPEVAVYEGEPNAFATGAFRDSALVAVSTGLLQGMTKEEVEAVLGHEVAHIANGDMVTMTLIQGVVNTFVVFLSRVVGYFVDSALRRNNDDSGPGIGYMVTVMVCQIVFGIGASMIVAWFSRHREFRADAGSARLLGGPQPMINALARLGGISSSGLPQSMAAMGISDKPGFMELFSTHPPMEQRIAALRGQR
- a CDS encoding L-threonylcarbamoyladenylate synthase, which encodes MSQFFQIHPENPQLRLIKQAAQIVQSGGIVALPTDSCYALVCQLDNKDAVERLRRIRGVDEKHHLTLLCRDLSEIAQYAKVDNRQYRLLKAATPGPYTFILEATKEVPRRLSHPSRKTIGLRVPENQIAHALLAELGEPLIGTTLILPEQDDALTDAEEIRDRLEKQIELVIDSGACSLEPTTVIDLTDDNEPVLVRQGRGDAAPFGL